tcaagaggcgggtagacaaacaaaaccccacaatttCTGACAACTCCAAggattgattatgcaagaatgggctgccaccagtcaggatgtggcccagaagttaattgacagcatgccagggcagattgcagaggtcttgaaaaagaagggtcaacactgcaaatattgattctttgcatcaacttcatgtaactgtcaataaaagcctttgacacttatgaaatgcttgtaattatacttcagtattccatagtaacatctgacaaatatctaaagacactgacgcagcaaactttgtggaaactaatatttgtgtcactctcaaaacttttggccacgactgtatatgtatgcatgtgcGGAGCGTCTCACCTTTCTGCCACTGCCGGGCATTGCCAGAGCGTTGGGCAGCTCCGTTGTCCATGATGATCTAAAAGGAGACAAAGTTTAATCAAAAAAATAGTCACCATGGCCAGTGTGttgtattgtactgtgtgtgtatggtaGAGTACTGTGTGTATATGGTCCAGTACTCACAGAGTAGTTTGGTCCCATGGCTCTGATGGCGTGTCCTGTCAGAGTGGCgatggtaaacagctgaggagaCACCTCACATACCGCCTGGAAAGAGAGGAGATGATGGTATTTTTACACTTGACGAAACACCCTGCCAAGAGATTAACCTTCAAACTTAATTTTACGTTGTCATCAACAGCTATCCCCTAGAATGTCGCATGCAAACATATCCGGTGACACCTGTTTTGGGACTTGAAAACAGATACACGCACACATTGAGGTCGTGCCCCTTGACCTGGAAGGTGTATAAAGTCACTGACTGATAGTCAGTTTTTGACAGGAGGAGGAAGTGAGATTAAGGTGACAGAATGGGTtggacaggagaaacagagggagagaagggggaataGAGTTGTGTATTCTCACCTTCTCCTTCATTTCACAGAGCAGGTCGACCATCACCATGCGTCCCTCAGCATCCGTGTTCCCCACACGAACCCTGCGACCCGCACGGGACACCACCAACTCATCAGCTACGTAGCAGTCTGACAGAAGAGAACCACAACACACAACCCTTAAACCCTCattcagtcagagagagacaggagaaaggGAAGATGCCAACTGTACACTCATTAGGTGAAACTATAGAAATAGAATCATAGAAATAGATTTATATAAGATTCTATTTGTGAAACCCCTACGTCATCACACTGACCTGAGCCCACGCTGTTCCTCACCATCGCCATGGCCCCGACCACCTTCAGATGCTTGGGCTTGAGTTTGGCCAGGacctgacaggacaggacagagctaCATGTTAGCAGGAGTAGCAGACTATTTGAGGGACTATGAAACATCTCTAACTACCATCCTCTCGTGATAACTAAATAGTGTCAAAGTGCTAGTTGTTGAACCTGGAAGAACCCAGCCACGGCAGCAGCACCACATTTGTCTCTGTGCATGCCAGCCATGAAGCCACCAGCCTTGATGTCAGCTCCACCGGTGTCATAGGTGATGCcctgagagaaacacacacaaacatgttacATCCAAAAACATGTTCATGAGATGATGAGAACACCCCACCCCCTTTATCGCCATCatcatctttccctctctccctctcaccttgCCGACCAGCATCAGTGTGTGTTGGACTGGTCCTTCTCCACAGTACTGCAGCTTGATCACTCTGGCCTGGTGACGAGGCACAGCTATAAGAGACAAACACACGGAtgaaaaacacagacacaccagacctgggttcaaatacatgtgaATTTGTGTATCTGGTATTTAAAATACTTTTCTCTGTGtatgagtattttcaaataaacaGACCAAAACAAGAACTTTTATTTGAGTATTTGAATGGttatttgtaaaaaaacaaaacagatagTACATCAAATTATGAGAGCattttcaaatacttatttcaaataAGAGATCTGAATACTTACTGTGAATGTATGTAAAAGTAATTAAgatatttgaaatagtatttgaacccaggtctgacacacacacttaccattGGCACAGCGGTTGACAGCAGCGAGGCAAGGGTACTCCTTCTCCAGCACCTTCAGATCACTCACCACATCTACCTGAGAAAGACAGGGTGGTTCAGCTTCATCACATTAACATATAAGTGAGATACATGAGACAAGTAGAGTTTAGATATGCTGGCACTACTAAAGGCTGGTACAGAATGGAGAGCTCATCTGGGTAAAGTCATATTCCCAAAAATTAAAGGTGATTGCATCTCCCAAAAAGACTGCAACAAAGCTTTGACAAAGACCGATTGAGGTCGAAACAGATCAGCTTTAACTAATAAAAAAAGCACCTGAATCACAAAATCACTTTGTTGTTGCTGTCTTTTTGGGAGACAGAAATCACCTTTTCCTTTTGGGATGTATGAGAAGATCCTCTCTCACCTGCACTGGGCTGTCCTTAAAGAGGGCCTGGATGTACTCAGCTACACGAGGAGCAGCCATCCTCTCAGGATCGGACCCTCCTATGTCGCGGCAAGCCAGcctggagaaagagggagagagagatggggtagtcgGCGGAAGAGAGAAAGATTGcttttttaaacaaacaaaaaaatagatTTTTCAGATCTAATACATTTAAAAACCTTTCCCCATAAGAGGGATCCCTAAGTTACAGatgaaaatgtgtgtgtttgtgtgacccACCGTCCACTCTCCAGAGCAGAGGCCAGATCCACCAACTCCTTCCCCTGGGCCTCCTGGTCCACCCACAGCCCCAGAACACACACCTTATACTGGCTAGGCTTCACAGACGCCTCCCTCACTtccagaggctgagagagagggagagggaaaaagagagaataAATGTGAGCACATATTTGGTGCAAGAGAATTTATTTTCTAGAGCTCCATATGTGTGCAAAGTTTATTTGAATAAGGGtctagggcacaggtgtcaaactcattccacggggggccgagtgtctgcgggttttcgctcctcccttgtacttgattgatgaattaacatcactaattagttaggaactccccacacctggttgtctagggctttattgaaaggaaaaaccaataacctgcagacactaggccctccgtggaatgagtttgacacccctggtctaggggtTTATGGGCACAGAAGTGCCTGACGAAGTCCTTCGGGTCAAAACGTTGCACAATAATAAAAAACTATGGGAGCATTAATCAGTGTACTGGTATCTATTCTTTCTCACCATGTAGAGGGCGTGCAGGGCACCTAGGGCAGCCACCAGGGTGCTCCTGTCATAGCTGCTATGGCGAGGACAGACCAGAAGGGGGCGCTGCATGCCTGCTTTCATGGCCCTGAAGAAACACCCATACAGTATATGGTAATGAATGGGAGAGCTACACAGACAGAGTAACCTCTTGATAccatttgtgtgtgtgatgttgatTGACCTCTTGATGCCATTAACAGCTGCGTCACTGAAGCGTCTGACATCATCGTAGTCCCGGTTAACGGGCCCGGTGGACGCAAACACCAAGCGGTTACCAGGCAACCCGGGAACCTTCAACACCACCACCTCATCTCCCAGACCACAGTCCACctagaagagaaaggagagagagaggaggaaaaatgagaagggagaagaaaaaaaatagggctatattcatctatctatatgttgttgttgtgtgactCACAGAGCTGTAGTCCAGCAGAGGTGCTTTCAGACATTCCAGCTCCTTGGGCAGCGTGTCATAACTCTGCGTCACCAAGACTATTCCATCATAACTGGAGAGAACACACAGttagttctcacacacacacacacacacacacacacacacacacacacttcctcaatACTCACTTCTGGCTCTTACAGTCAGTAGTCCACTCGATGGGCTGGACACTATAGacagtgatggaaaaagtacccaattgtcatacttgattaaaataaagataccttaatagaaaaatgactcaagtaaacgtgaaagtcacccaataaaatactacttgagtaaaagtatttagttttaaatatacttaagtatcaaatataaaaatgtaattgctaaaatatacttaagtaccaaaagtaaattatttcacattccttatattaagcaaaccagagggCACAATGTTCTTGTTTTATTATTTTAGGGATAGCCAGGGGAcaatccaacactcagacatttacaaacaaagcatgtgtttagtgagtccaccagaccagagacagtagggatgacctgggatgttctcttgattaaGTCTgaactgtcctgctaagcatttgaaatgtagctagtacttttgggtgtcagggaaattgtatggagtaaaatgacattattttcattaggaatgtagtggagtaaaagtggtCAAAAATATAAAGTAAAGATgccccccaaaactacttaaggagtactttaaagtatttttaccttAGTACTTTACACTTCTGACTATAGAGAGAAACACATTAATTACAGCTCAATATTACTGGTCTTGAAGGCCCAACTCACAAACCTGGTCCCAGATTTGCATGTGACATTGTCAACCCCATtgctgtcattgtcaagccaaacattGTTAAGCATGATAATGAATGACAAGGAGTTGGAAATCATTATAGTACACACTGGCTCTCTGGTTACCAACTCAGAATAATACAGTGAGCTGTTTAAACTGCAGAGAAAGGTGAGATAATGTATTGCTTTGCTTTCCTGTCTGGTATTCTCTGCTGCAGGGTTAGTGATATCCCTGAGATTGTGTCAAAGTCTGTCTTTCAGAGAAACGTTTGGCCTCTAGATAATCTGCAAGACTCGTATACACTTGGACAGTTAGACTCCCTGGTTATCTCTAAAGGCATACATAGTCAAGGGGACATCGCAATACTCTAAAGCAGCCCTTTTGCTTTTACCTGCCCAATTTATCCACAACGCAGAAGGAACAGAGAGACCTTTAGACCATTGAGATCCACTTTATGTTGAGTTGCAGACCATATGAGTCTGACTCGGTTCGTTCTATGACTAGATATGTACGTACTATGCTTTCAGATTGAAATTGAGGGAGTGTTCTAAAGGCCAGTGctccctttctctcaccctcccttttctgtaatgtgtgtagattcatGCCTTTGGCACAAGAATAACACGTAATGACATGTCATGTGGGGAGACTATTATATCTCCAAAAACAAGGAACACGATCTAGGAACAGAAagtgaaaatggcagatttttgcCATAGGCCAAGACAAACTGGGCTGTAATAAAAATCTAGTTCGCAGCTACTTGAAAGCAAAATTGCAACTATCTTGCTAATCAGTCTGTCTGTAAAAACAATAGACAGTCCTTGCGAACTGATCAAGGGGATTTAAATATGCATGCAATCCTGTTGAACAAAGCCACGGCTCAAGAAGTTAGTTCGCTCATTCATACCCGATAACAATTGATCCTGCACACATGTATTTCACAAAGTACATTTTCTGACCGAATCTTTGCACGGAAAACAGCTAAATATATGAATCGGTAGGCTTACCGGGCACACATTGCTGTCCTTCCGACGtctagagggaaagagacagcaAGCTGACAGAACGAAACCTTCCTCCGCTTGATCACCTGATTTATCAACGGCCTTTAAAATTAATTATGGGAATTGTAGTTTATACATAGAAATTACTTATCGTCTCCGTCGCGGAAATGTATGCAGAGTATCCATAGAAACTGTTCAGATAATCAATTGTAAGTGTTACTTATGATGCACATGCTAGAGAGCATTGAGCTTTGATCTCACATACTGTGAACACTGAGTGACAGTATCCAGTAAACTAAACTACAAACGCTGACCAGGAAGTGCACTTCTGTGCATATCTGTTCAGTAGACAAACTAGCAAGGCGAGTTACTGATCTTCTGTCCAAAGTGCAATAATGAGACGATTTACAAGACGTTTGACCTGATTGATATGATATCGGTAAAGTCAGCTACTTTTCATTGACTAGATTGTATTAGCAGATTTTGGTTGTGCAACGTAGAGTTTATGTTGCTGGCTGCGTAATGTATACACCAGTTCCACAGGATAGGGACAAGGGGTTAATTTGGGATTTGGCACAAGCGTTACAAGTGTTGTCTGTTGTGGTCCTCAGTGCTTGACTTCAGCAGGAACTCAGCGGAGTTGACTACTGGCACCTAAAATGTTCTACtgtttgagctcctgttcctctaaTAGAATAtgagctcaaaagtattgtgaaGCTCCTGCACCATAATGAAGTGTtcctgtatatgtgtgtatgtttgtgtttcaGAGAGGTGACGTGGTTGAGTGTCAGATAGACCAGCTGGGGGTAATACAACAATGTTGTCTAACCTATGACCCCTGAAGCAGCCAGCCCATTGGGCAGCTCTTTTTTTTAATCAACCAATCATTATGATTGATAGATTCAACTCTCTTTTGGACCGAAGTTGCATTATTCTACTGTAAATCAGGTCACACATCCAAGCAATGTTTTGTGTGTAAATTCTGTCAATCTAATTTATGTTGCATatattttgtggaatttctgtAGATTCGACTAGATTATTTATACATTCAAGCTCTTTGTGTGTTCTGTGATCATTCTTATTCAAAACATCTGTTGTCATACTAAAATACCTCTGACATGGCTAAATGCATGACGAGTCTTTACAGAAGTTAAGTGTCCTATAACAATgtttccatcccaaatggcaccctattacctacatGACCACagaccaaaagtagtgcactatataggaaataggatgccatttgtgaCACAAACAGTGTCATGAAGAATATTATTTTACCTAGACAATTAGATAAAGACTACCATTAATAATTATGATAAATATTCATGGGGGTCATTATGACTCATATCAGTCATATTTCTTTGACAATAGATATACTCAGTGGTCAGTTTTAGGTACACCCAGCTACACTGTACAAAATAAAACTCAAAATGCAACAActtcaaagatttttttttttttttttttaattttatttcacctttatttaaccaggtaggctagttgagaacaagttctcatttacaactgcgacctggccaagataaagcatagcagtgtgaacagacaacaacacagagttacacatggagtaaacaataaacaagtcaataacacagtaggggaaaaaaacaaaatgagtctatatacattgtgtgcaaaaggcatgaggtaggcaataaataggccataggagcgaataattacaatttagcagattaacacgagtgataaatcatcagatgatcatgagcaagtagagatactggtgtgcaaaagagcagaaaaataaataaataaaacagtaaggggatgaggtaggtaaattgggtgggttgtttacagatggactatgtacagctgcagcgatcggttagctgctcagatagcagatgtttaaagttggtgagggaaataaaagtctccaacttcagcgatttttgcaatttgttccagtcacaggcagcagaggacTGGAAGGACAgacggccaaatgaggtgttggcttttgggatgatcagtgagatatacctgctggagcgcgtgctacgggtgggtgttgatatcgtgaccagtgagtgaactgagataaggcggagctttacctagcatggacttatagatgacctggagccagtgggtctggcgacgaatatgtagcgagggccagccgactagagcatacaggtcgcagtggtgggtggtataaggtgttttagtaacaaaacggatggcactatgataaactgcatctagtttgctgagtagagtattggaagctattttgtagatgacatcgccgaagtcgaggatcggtaggatagtcagttttactaggg
This window of the Salvelinus fontinalis isolate EN_2023a chromosome 28, ASM2944872v1, whole genome shotgun sequence genome carries:
- the zgc:152830 gene encoding putative aminopeptidase W07G4.4 produces the protein MCARVQPIEWTTDCKSQNYDGIVLVTQSYDTLPKELECLKAPLLDYSSVDCGLGDEVVVLKVPGLPGNRLVFASTGPVNRDYDDVRRFSDAAVNGIKRAMKAGMQRPLLVCPRHSSYDRSTLVAALGALHALYMPLEVREASVKPSQYKVCVLGLWVDQEAQGKELVDLASALESGRLACRDIGGSDPERMAAPRVAEYIQALFKDSPVQVDVVSDLKVLEKEYPCLAAVNRCANAVPRHQARVIKLQYCGEGPVQHTLMLVGKGITYDTGGADIKAGGFMAGMHRDKCGAAAVAGFFQVLAKLKPKHLKVVGAMAMVRNSVGSDCYVADELVVSRAGRRVRVGNTDAEGRMVMVDLLCEMKEKAVCEVSPQLFTIATLTGHAIRAMGPNYSIIMDNGAAQRSGNARQWQKAGEVLGDLFEVSSIRREDYDFHKGKSEYEEILQSNNLPSSATPRGHQTPAAFLIMASGLDKYGVDSGSPLPYSHIDIAGSSGPFPGVPTGAPVLAMATNYILPSA